Proteins encoded in a region of the Sugiyamaella lignohabitans strain CBS 10342 chromosome B, complete sequence genome:
- a CDS encoding recombination protein Irc6 (predicted), which yields MEESRSRILIIGKPKSGKLTLAKGNPRHSVLIETELTGSLPEIEEGATSHASLSHEFKIRNKYYSADVGIWIDEFEDPDQLKPEQDPNQENVTKNSPESRISTVARWAQEFCSDEAREVRDVLGAVIFTFDKFEEEDARQVKLFLDKLNDEDWDGLALAVSKGDVEHETACIDTLEELGFDYIQGTTKRPDDTSSDEYHDMSGIEQVKQALEVVPWTFAQKELDDQGELGPEEPGPSLNFTLPAKSTALEQDISSSTSIDMAAGPSSTQSAADATFEDLIRNMSTPILAEDGGSEASVDKFDAFLDKLRRARGEF from the exons ATGGAAGAATCACGCAGTCGAATCCTGATAATTGGAAAGCCCAAATCTGGGAAACTAACTCTGGCCAAAGGCAA TCCCCGACACAGTGTACTAATAGAAACAGAATTGACAGGGTCACTTCCAGAAATTGAGGAGGGTGCGACTAGTCATGCGTCGCTGAGCCACGAGTTCAAGATCAGGAACAAGTATTACTCTGCCGATGTTGGGATCTGGATAGATGAATTTGAAGACCCAGATCAATTGAAACCAGAACAGGACCCGAACCAGGAAAATGTCACGAAAAACTCGCCGGAGAGTCGGATAAGCACTGTAGCACGGTGGGCTCAGGAGTTCTGTTCAGATGAAGCCAGAGAGGTTCGAGACGTGCTGGGTGCTGTGATATTCACATTTGATAagtttgaagaggaagatgcTCGACAAGTAAAGCTGTTTTTAGACAAACTCAATGATGAGGACTGGGATGGACTGGCTCTGGCAGTCAGTAAAGGAGATGTCGAGCATGAGACTGCCTGTATAGACACGCTAGAAGAACTGGGATTCGACTATATCCAGGGAACTACCAAACGACCCGACGATACAAGCTCTGACGAGTATCATGACATGTCAGGAATAGAGCAAGTGAAACAGGCTTTAGAAGTGGTTCCATGGACATTCGCACAAAAAGAACTCGATGACCAGGGGGAACTGGGCCCTGAGGAACCAGGACCCAGTCTCAACTTCACTCTCCCTGCCAAATCAACTGCCCTCGAGCAAGATATCTCATCATCGACATCAATTGATATGGCAGCTGGTCCATCTTCCACACAATCAGCTGCTGACGCTACCTTTGAAGACCTCATCCGCAACATGAGCACGCCCATTCTGGCCGAAGACGGCGGCTCAGAAGCCTCTGTCGACAAATTCGACGCTTTTCTTGACAAGCTCCGCAGGGCCAGAGGTGAGTTTTGA